One window of Nostoc sp. C052 genomic DNA carries:
- a CDS encoding GuaB3 family IMP dehydrogenase-related protein codes for MEIQLGRGKTARRAYGIDEIALAPGNRTLDPSLADTKWRIGNIEREIPIIASAMDGVVDVRVAVRLSQLGALGVLNLEGIQTRYADPEPILDRITSVGKDEFVALMQELYAEPIKPELIEQRIQEIKQQGAIAAVSATPAGASKYGEAVAKAGADLFFVQATVVSTAHLSPESLVPLDLAEFCRSMPIPVVLGNCVTYEVTLNLLKAGAAGILVGIGPGAACTSRGVLGVGVPQATAIADCAAARDDYYNETGNYIPIIADGGLITGGDICKCIACGADGVMIGSPFARATEAPGRGFHWGMATPSPVLPRGTRIRVGSTGSLEQILLGPAGLDDGTHNLVGALKTSMGTLGAKNIKEMQQVEVVIAPSLLTEGKVYQKAQQLGMGK; via the coding sequence AAACAGCTCGCAGAGCTTACGGAATAGATGAAATTGCTCTAGCCCCTGGTAACAGAACACTAGACCCTAGTTTGGCAGATACTAAGTGGCGTATTGGTAATATTGAGCGAGAAATCCCGATAATTGCCAGTGCAATGGATGGCGTAGTAGATGTTCGTGTAGCTGTACGTTTGTCACAGTTAGGAGCATTAGGTGTCCTCAATTTAGAGGGGATTCAAACTCGCTATGCTGATCCAGAGCCAATATTAGATCGAATTACCTCTGTGGGGAAAGATGAATTTGTTGCCTTGATGCAAGAACTCTATGCCGAACCAATAAAGCCGGAATTAATTGAACAACGTATTCAGGAAATTAAACAACAAGGTGCCATTGCAGCGGTAAGTGCAACTCCAGCCGGTGCAAGTAAATATGGTGAGGCGGTGGCAAAAGCTGGGGCCGATTTATTTTTTGTCCAAGCTACAGTCGTTTCTACTGCACATCTTTCACCAGAGTCTTTAGTACCACTTGATTTAGCAGAATTTTGCCGTTCCATGCCCATCCCCGTGGTGTTGGGGAATTGCGTAACTTACGAAGTTACCTTGAATTTGTTGAAAGCTGGGGCAGCTGGGATACTAGTGGGAATTGGGCCAGGTGCGGCTTGTACTTCTCGTGGGGTGTTAGGTGTGGGTGTGCCACAAGCAACTGCGATCGCTGATTGTGCCGCCGCACGAGATGATTACTACAACGAAACTGGTAACTATATCCCCATTATTGCTGATGGCGGTTTAATCACTGGTGGCGACATTTGCAAATGTATCGCCTGTGGTGCCGATGGTGTGATGATTGGTTCCCCCTTTGCCAGAGCCACAGAAGCCCCAGGGCGGGGGTTTCATTGGGGCATGGCAACTCCCAGCCCCGTCTTACCTCGTGGCACCCGCATTCGCGTTGGCAGCACTGGTAGCCTAGAGCAAATACTCCTTGGCCCAGCAGGACTAGATGATGGCACACACAACCTTGTAGGAGCCTTAAAGACGAGCATGGGCACTTTAGGAGCGAAAAATATTAAAGAAATGCAGCAAGTCGAAGTTGTGATTGCGCCTTCCCTATTAACCGAGGGTAAAGTTTACCAAAAAGCTCAACAATTAGGTATGGGTAAGTAA